From a region of the Roseivirga sp. 4D4 genome:
- a CDS encoding aldehyde dehydrogenase — protein MEIIKNYINGELVDAENGQSFDNYNPANGQVYSQIPDSTSDDIQKATDAASAAFPNWSTTSRQERSNLLLKIADLIDANHERLAAAESKDNGKPIKLASRVDIPRASANFRFFASAILHESTEAHQTDQDAINMTLRSPIGVVGCISPWNLPLYLFTWKIAPAIAAGNTVVAKPSEITPMTAFLLSELCIEAGLPAGVLNIVHGTGPNAGQAISEHPDIKAISFTGGTETGKRIAATAAPMFKKLSLELGGKNPNIIFADCDFEEALKTSVHSSFANQGQICLCGSRIFVERSIYDRFKTAFVEKVNRLKVGDPSDQNSNLGAVVSKPHMEKVLSYVELAKQEGGTVLTGGNQVHLEGELAQGYYIAPTVIEGLTYDCQTNQQEIFGPVVTITPFDSEEEVLTMANSTEYGLSATVWTSNLNKANRVSSTLQAGIVWVNCWLLRDLRTPFGGVKKSGVGREGGWDVLNFFTEKKNVCIKL, from the coding sequence ATGGAGATCATTAAGAACTACATCAACGGAGAATTAGTAGATGCTGAAAACGGTCAATCCTTTGACAACTATAATCCTGCCAATGGACAGGTTTACAGTCAAATACCCGATTCGACAAGTGATGACATTCAGAAGGCCACGGATGCTGCCAGTGCAGCTTTTCCAAACTGGTCTACCACAAGCCGTCAGGAGCGTTCTAATCTATTATTGAAGATTGCTGACCTAATAGATGCAAACCATGAAAGGTTAGCTGCTGCTGAATCCAAGGACAATGGAAAGCCGATTAAACTTGCCAGCCGAGTGGATATCCCCAGGGCTTCAGCCAATTTTCGGTTTTTTGCTTCGGCCATACTTCATGAATCTACTGAAGCGCATCAAACAGATCAGGATGCTATTAATATGACTTTAAGGTCTCCCATTGGAGTAGTGGGCTGTATATCGCCTTGGAATTTGCCGCTCTATCTATTTACCTGGAAAATAGCGCCTGCTATAGCGGCAGGCAATACCGTTGTGGCCAAGCCTTCTGAAATCACACCTATGACGGCATTTCTATTGTCAGAGTTGTGTATAGAAGCAGGTTTGCCAGCGGGTGTTTTAAATATCGTGCATGGGACAGGCCCAAATGCGGGTCAGGCTATTTCGGAACATCCCGATATCAAGGCAATTTCGTTTACAGGAGGTACTGAGACAGGAAAAAGGATAGCTGCGACTGCCGCCCCTATGTTTAAGAAGTTATCGCTAGAACTGGGAGGAAAGAATCCAAATATCATTTTTGCGGATTGCGATTTCGAAGAGGCATTGAAGACTTCGGTGCATTCCAGTTTTGCGAATCAAGGCCAAATCTGTCTTTGTGGATCGCGAATCTTCGTGGAAAGAAGTATTTACGATCGTTTTAAGACCGCTTTTGTCGAAAAGGTGAATCGCTTGAAGGTTGGAGACCCATCAGATCAAAATTCGAATCTTGGAGCTGTGGTGTCTAAACCTCATATGGAGAAAGTACTGAGCTATGTAGAACTGGCTAAGCAAGAGGGAGGAACAGTCCTCACAGGTGGAAACCAAGTACACCTTGAAGGTGAGTTAGCGCAGGGCTACTACATAGCACCAACGGTAATTGAAGGCTTGACTTACGATTGTCAGACAAATCAGCAAGAAATCTTCGGCCCTGTCGTTACTATTACACCTTTTGATAGTGAAGAAGAGGTCTTGACAATGGCGAATAGTACGGAATACGGACTTTCTGCTACCGTTTGGACAAGCAACTTGAACAAAGCCAATAGGGTAAGTTCGACACTTCAGGCAGGTATTGTTTGGGTGAATTGTTGGTTGCTTAGAGACCTCAGAACTCCCTTTGGTGGAGTGAAGAAAAGTGGTGTTGGTAGAGAGGGCGGCTGGGACGTTCTGAACTTTTTTACAGAGAAAAAGAATGTGTGTATAAAACTATAG
- a CDS encoding ABC transporter permease, translating into MFKNYIKIAFRSLLKNRVFSFINITGLALGISASLLIMQYVNYELSYEDFNENASNVYRIKTNRYNQGELSTEWASGVVSIGHLLNEAYPEVQRYARLTSTSGVISKGDIEFMERSIYFANQDAFKIFGTQITDGDTENALTEPNTIAISESVAKKYFGDTNPIGETLMYNRDRPVQVTAVFKDVPDNSHFKFDILASWSTVAQGDFAADANRVWYWDGYFNYIELAEGTTPEAFQVKIDEFVESQWGEEMRNVDTWMDFELQPMADIHLYSNFIGEAEVNGDGDSVYALLVISFFIVLIAWVNYINLATAKSMERAREVGLRKVLGSQKGQLIRQFLTESFLVNLFAVILAFLIVALVLPGFANLTDQPMSMALFAQQGFWFGLGVLFFVGTFLSGLYPAFVLSSFKPIDTLKGAKLTSGGGGLLRKGLVIFQFMASVGLIIGTYTVYEQISFMRNQELGVDIDRTMVINGPSVTDSTYSEKLTAFTEVMKTDANVENVVVSTGVPGRGVGWNAGGIRKEGAPDSEGKQYRVLGLGYEFVETFDMEVIAGRSFNKEYGDEEAKILFSRAATKDFGFANPEEALGERIFFWGQVYTIIGVLEDYHHTSLKENFDKLIFRLIPNANNFYSIKYNAANTQQVVQMAQEKWGQFFPGNPFEYFFLEDRFEEQYEADKQFGSVFTIFSGLTIFVACLGLFGLAAFMTSKRIKEIGVRKVLGASIPSILKLLSTDFLKLIMVSIVLAIPIAFYGMEQWLNGFAFRIDLYWYIFALPALLVLFIAIATVSFQTARAAKANPVDSLRYE; encoded by the coding sequence ATGTTCAAGAACTATATCAAAATTGCTTTTCGGTCATTACTGAAAAATCGAGTCTTTTCATTTATCAATATTACCGGACTCGCACTGGGTATTTCTGCCAGTTTGCTCATTATGCAATACGTCAACTATGAGCTAAGCTATGAGGACTTTAATGAGAACGCTTCGAATGTCTATCGCATTAAAACGAATCGATATAATCAAGGAGAGCTAAGTACAGAATGGGCTTCAGGTGTCGTTTCGATTGGCCATTTGCTCAATGAAGCCTATCCCGAAGTACAGCGTTACGCGAGGTTAACCTCCACCAGTGGGGTCATTTCTAAAGGAGATATTGAGTTCATGGAACGGAGCATCTACTTCGCTAATCAAGATGCCTTCAAGATTTTTGGAACTCAGATTACAGATGGTGATACAGAAAATGCACTGACGGAACCGAATACAATTGCGATTTCAGAAAGTGTTGCTAAGAAATACTTTGGAGACACCAATCCTATTGGAGAAACCCTAATGTACAATAGAGATCGACCTGTTCAGGTCACAGCGGTGTTCAAGGATGTACCTGACAATTCTCACTTCAAGTTTGATATACTGGCTTCTTGGTCCACAGTTGCTCAGGGGGATTTTGCCGCTGATGCCAACCGGGTATGGTATTGGGACGGCTATTTTAACTATATCGAATTGGCAGAAGGGACCACTCCGGAGGCCTTTCAGGTAAAAATTGATGAGTTTGTAGAGAGCCAATGGGGCGAAGAGATGCGGAATGTGGATACGTGGATGGACTTTGAATTGCAGCCCATGGCGGATATTCATTTGTACTCCAACTTCATTGGAGAGGCTGAGGTCAATGGTGATGGTGATTCCGTTTACGCTTTACTTGTGATTTCATTCTTCATCGTGCTGATCGCTTGGGTAAACTACATCAACCTGGCTACTGCTAAGTCAATGGAACGAGCTAGGGAGGTAGGGCTTAGAAAGGTATTGGGTTCTCAAAAAGGACAGCTGATCCGACAGTTTTTAACGGAGTCGTTCCTTGTCAATCTATTTGCAGTAATACTAGCATTCCTGATTGTGGCTTTGGTGCTACCTGGTTTTGCTAATTTGACCGATCAACCGATGAGCATGGCACTTTTTGCTCAGCAAGGTTTCTGGTTTGGTCTGGGGGTACTTTTCTTTGTGGGTACTTTTCTTTCAGGGCTCTATCCTGCATTTGTTCTTTCCTCCTTTAAACCTATCGATACACTCAAAGGAGCTAAACTCACTTCTGGAGGAGGTGGACTGTTGAGAAAAGGCCTAGTGATTTTTCAATTCATGGCATCCGTAGGGTTGATTATTGGTACGTATACCGTTTACGAGCAGATTTCATTTATGAGAAATCAGGAACTAGGAGTGGATATTGATAGAACAATGGTCATCAACGGGCCAAGTGTCACGGATTCTACCTACAGCGAGAAGCTCACTGCCTTTACTGAGGTAATGAAGACAGATGCTAATGTCGAGAATGTGGTGGTCAGTACTGGTGTGCCTGGCAGAGGTGTTGGTTGGAATGCCGGTGGCATTAGAAAAGAGGGAGCACCAGACAGCGAGGGCAAACAATACCGGGTCTTGGGATTAGGCTATGAATTTGTGGAGACCTTCGATATGGAAGTGATTGCTGGGCGAAGCTTTAACAAGGAGTATGGAGATGAAGAGGCAAAAATTTTATTCTCACGAGCTGCAACTAAGGATTTTGGTTTTGCAAACCCTGAAGAGGCCTTAGGTGAACGTATTTTCTTCTGGGGTCAAGTGTACACCATTATAGGAGTGCTGGAAGATTACCACCATACTTCCTTAAAAGAGAATTTTGACAAGCTGATCTTTAGGCTGATTCCAAATGCCAATAACTTTTATTCGATCAAATACAATGCCGCCAATACGCAGCAGGTGGTGCAAATGGCTCAAGAAAAATGGGGACAATTCTTTCCTGGAAATCCATTTGAGTACTTTTTCTTGGAGGATCGATTTGAAGAGCAGTATGAAGCAGATAAGCAATTTGGGTCAGTATTCACCATCTTTTCAGGGCTCACCATTTTTGTGGCTTGCCTGGGTTTATTTGGCTTAGCTGCCTTTATGACCTCGAAGCGTATAAAGGAAATAGGCGTTAGAAAGGTTTTAGGAGCTTCCATACCGAGTATCCTCAAGTTACTCTCTACTGACTTCTTGAAACTGATTATGGTTTCAATTGTCTTGGCCATACCAATTGCTTTCTATGGAATGGAACAATGGCTCAATGGTTTTGCTTTCAGAATAGATTTGTACTGGTACATTTTTGCCTTACCGGCACTGTTGGTATTGTTTATCGCCATTGCAACCGTGAGTTTCCAAACCGCTAGGGCTGCAAAAGCCAACCCCGTGGATAGTCTGCGGTATGAGTAA
- a CDS encoding sterol desaturase family protein codes for MHQYDFTDPLTFLALTGLMFLMVVFRYSLVAGIFYVVFYIIDPKDFRSRKVHVPTRDKKQYRREIMWSTLTSLFFALAGAGMVVLWQKGYTAIYEDMNQFGWWWLPISFLIAALIHETYYYWLHRWMHRPKVYRLIHKVHHDSHITSPWTSFSFHPGEGILQSVIIPVVILFLPMHYWTIVTLLTFMTLTSAINHSNVEIYPKGFHKHWLGKWMIGATHHSLHHTQYRFNFGLYFTFWDKWMKTESEKYSEDFEKHTN; via the coding sequence ATGCATCAGTACGACTTTACAGATCCATTGACCTTTCTTGCACTAACCGGCCTGATGTTCTTGATGGTGGTGTTTAGGTATAGCTTGGTGGCCGGAATCTTTTATGTAGTTTTCTATATCATCGATCCGAAAGACTTTCGGAGTCGAAAGGTCCATGTTCCAACAAGAGATAAAAAGCAGTACAGACGCGAGATCATGTGGTCTACATTGACTTCCCTATTCTTTGCACTGGCTGGGGCCGGTATGGTGGTACTTTGGCAGAAAGGGTATACAGCCATCTATGAAGACATGAATCAGTTTGGGTGGTGGTGGCTGCCCATCAGCTTCCTGATCGCTGCACTAATTCATGAAACCTACTATTATTGGCTGCATCGCTGGATGCATAGGCCCAAGGTTTATCGACTGATTCATAAAGTCCATCACGATAGCCATATCACTTCTCCCTGGACATCTTTCTCCTTTCATCCAGGGGAAGGCATACTACAATCTGTGATTATTCCTGTAGTCATACTCTTTCTTCCCATGCATTATTGGACCATTGTGACGCTGCTAACTTTTATGACCTTAACCAGCGCTATCAATCATTCCAATGTTGAAATCTACCCCAAAGGATTTCATAAACACTGGCTCGGCAAATGGATGATAGGTGCAACACACCATAGTCTCCACCATACTCAATACCGCTTTAACTTTGGGCTGTATTTTACCTTCTGGGACAAATGGATGAAGACCGAGAGTGAGAAGTACTCCGAGGATTTTGAGAAGCATACGAATTAA
- the trxA gene encoding thioredoxin translates to MKGKFETLIDQDTPVLVDFYADWCGPCQMMAPVLKEVAQEMGDKVKVIKIDVDKNQPIAQRFGVRSIPTLILFKNGKVVENRAGVMTKRDLASMIERAS, encoded by the coding sequence ATGAAAGGAAAGTTTGAGACGTTAATAGATCAGGATACACCAGTACTCGTAGACTTTTATGCCGATTGGTGTGGGCCATGCCAAATGATGGCGCCTGTGTTGAAGGAAGTTGCCCAAGAAATGGGCGATAAAGTGAAGGTGATTAAAATTGATGTAGACAAGAATCAGCCGATCGCTCAGCGGTTCGGTGTGAGAAGTATACCCACTTTGATTCTATTCAAAAATGGGAAGGTTGTGGAGAATAGAGCCGGTGTGATGACGAAGCGAGATTTGGCCAGCATGATAGAGAGAGCTTCTTAA
- the dxs gene encoding 1-deoxy-D-xylulose-5-phosphate synthase: MLIEPGSLLSKIDSPADLKQLDQTQLVKVCDELRQFIVDNVSVYGGHFGASLGVVELTVALHYIFDTPKDQLVWDVGHQAYGHKILTGRRDVFHTNRIYNGLSGFPKRKESDYDTFGVGHSSTSISAALGMAIANQYKKDDRQHIAVIGDGAMTGGLAFEGMNHAGDTNANILIILNDNCMSIDPNVGALKDYLTDVTTSHTYNKAKDDVWKLLSKFSKFGKSAQEVISKVEHSMKSLLLKQSNLFEALNLRYFGPVDGHDVHHLTNVLNDLKDIPGPKILHCVTVKGKGYKPAEEGNATKWHAPGKFDKVTGEVFKKVPDSPQPPKYQDVFGHTLVELAEKNDKVMGITPAMPSGSSMNIMMKAMPERAFDVGIAEQHAVTFSAGLATQGLIPFCNIYSTFMQRAFDQVIHDVCIQNLPVTFCLDRAGFAGADGPTHHGAYDIAYMRCIPNMIVAAPMNEAELRNMMYTSQLPREGHAFTIRYPRGTGVMPEWRTEMKKMAIGTGRKIADGEEVAILTLGHIGNYAVTAREQLVEEGLNPAHYDMRFVKPLDEELLHDIFRNFKKVITVEDGCVMGGFGSAVLEFMADNGYAAKVVRLGIPDAIVEHGTQEQLHAECNFDVAGIANTVRELAGVKSPSKASSN, translated from the coding sequence ATGTTGATAGAGCCCGGATCGCTTCTTTCCAAAATTGACTCCCCTGCCGATTTAAAGCAATTAGATCAGACCCAACTCGTAAAGGTCTGTGATGAACTGCGCCAGTTTATTGTTGACAATGTTTCCGTCTACGGAGGTCATTTTGGTGCATCGCTGGGAGTGGTAGAACTGACTGTGGCGCTGCATTACATCTTTGACACGCCAAAAGATCAATTGGTTTGGGATGTCGGACACCAGGCTTATGGTCATAAGATTTTGACAGGAAGAAGGGACGTTTTCCATACCAACAGGATTTACAACGGACTTTCTGGCTTCCCTAAACGAAAAGAAAGCGATTACGATACTTTTGGAGTTGGACACTCATCTACCTCCATTTCTGCAGCATTAGGCATGGCCATTGCCAACCAATACAAAAAAGATGATCGCCAACACATAGCCGTCATTGGAGATGGTGCTATGACAGGTGGTTTGGCCTTCGAGGGTATGAACCATGCCGGTGACACGAATGCCAACATACTGATCATACTCAACGACAACTGCATGTCGATTGATCCGAATGTAGGTGCTTTAAAAGACTATCTGACAGACGTTACCACATCACATACCTATAACAAGGCAAAAGATGATGTCTGGAAATTGCTCAGCAAGTTTTCTAAGTTTGGCAAAAGTGCACAGGAGGTTATCTCAAAAGTAGAGCACTCGATGAAGTCGCTGCTTTTGAAACAGAGCAACCTTTTCGAAGCACTAAACTTAAGGTATTTTGGTCCTGTGGACGGGCATGATGTACATCATTTGACCAATGTCCTCAATGACCTTAAAGACATTCCTGGCCCGAAAATTCTTCACTGTGTTACAGTGAAAGGAAAGGGTTATAAACCTGCTGAAGAGGGCAATGCTACCAAATGGCATGCACCAGGCAAATTTGATAAGGTAACGGGTGAGGTATTCAAAAAAGTGCCTGATTCACCTCAGCCTCCTAAATATCAGGATGTTTTCGGCCATACATTAGTTGAATTGGCGGAAAAGAATGACAAGGTAATGGGAATAACCCCTGCAATGCCTTCTGGTTCTTCGATGAACATTATGATGAAGGCTATGCCTGAGCGAGCTTTTGATGTTGGAATTGCCGAACAACATGCCGTAACATTCTCTGCGGGTTTAGCTACACAAGGACTAATACCTTTCTGTAACATCTACAGTACATTCATGCAGCGTGCCTTTGATCAGGTCATTCATGATGTCTGTATTCAGAATTTACCTGTTACCTTCTGCCTCGATAGAGCAGGGTTCGCAGGAGCGGATGGCCCTACTCACCATGGTGCATATGACATCGCCTACATGCGATGCATTCCGAATATGATTGTGGCGGCTCCAATGAATGAGGCGGAATTAAGAAACATGATGTACACTTCTCAATTGCCACGAGAAGGACACGCCTTTACCATTCGCTACCCAAGAGGTACGGGTGTAATGCCTGAGTGGAGAACTGAGATGAAGAAAATGGCCATTGGTACAGGAAGAAAGATTGCCGATGGTGAAGAAGTAGCCATTTTAACACTTGGCCATATTGGTAATTATGCGGTTACGGCAAGAGAGCAACTCGTTGAAGAAGGCTTGAACCCTGCACATTATGACATGCGCTTTGTTAAACCTCTGGACGAAGAGTTGCTTCACGATATTTTCAGAAACTTCAAGAAAGTGATAACAGTGGAAGATGGCTGTGTCATGGGTGGTTTTGGTAGTGCAGTACTTGAATTCATGGCAGACAACGGTTATGCAGCCAAAGTGGTAAGACTGGGAATTCCCGATGCCATTGTAGAGCACGGCACCCAAGAACAACTGCACGCTGAATGCAACTTCGATGTTGCTGGCATTGCTAATACGGTTCGTGAATTGGCTGGAGTAAAAAGCCCGAGTAAAGCCTCTTCTAACTAG